A window from Candidatus Methylomirabilis tolerans encodes these proteins:
- a CDS encoding glycosyltransferase, with the protein MKLGILVSHPIQYFVPVYRALSERPDVSLLVLYRTRMGVDAYYDPGFAQTVQWDIPLLDGHESHFLSNKTALTGYEPGIVKELLRRRFDVLIVHGYNGLTNLLAVLVAKLIGTRVFVRGDTRLQRHHLSAPFWKRLFKHFLFKMFDGVLAIGSLNRAYYAAFGVAEERIFFAPFCVDNAMFSLQAEELQIQRLKCRRTLGLPEDCTVVLYASKLILQKRPADLVRAFALVAPRFRDAWLVMAGSGEEEPILRSMVVAFGIERVHFIGFQNQSNLPTLYAASDVFVLPADAESWGLVLNEVMAAGLPVVVSDEVGAAADLVQGQGTGFVYPCGDVEALAGALESLLQSEALRLEMGKKARELIRAWDVDACASGIAAAVGYLT; encoded by the coding sequence AGCTGGGGATTCTCGTCAGCCATCCGATCCAGTATTTCGTGCCGGTCTATCGGGCGCTATCCGAGCGGCCGGACGTCAGCCTGTTGGTGCTTTACCGGACTCGGATGGGTGTAGATGCCTATTACGATCCAGGATTCGCCCAGACCGTGCAGTGGGATATTCCCTTGCTGGACGGCCATGAAAGCCATTTTCTATCGAACAAAACGGCTTTAACCGGTTATGAACCTGGTATTGTGAAAGAACTGCTGCGCAGGCGTTTCGATGTGCTAATTGTTCATGGGTACAACGGCCTAACTAATTTGCTCGCTGTTCTGGTTGCAAAGCTTATAGGTACTCGTGTCTTTGTTCGTGGCGATACGCGACTCCAACGGCACCATCTTTCTGCACCTTTTTGGAAGCGGTTGTTTAAGCACTTTCTGTTCAAGATGTTTGATGGCGTACTGGCGATTGGCTCCTTGAATCGAGCATATTACGCTGCATTCGGGGTTGCTGAGGAGCGCATTTTTTTTGCGCCTTTCTGCGTGGATAACGCAATGTTTTCACTTCAGGCGGAAGAGCTACAGATTCAGAGGCTGAAATGTCGCAGGACATTGGGGTTGCCAGAAGATTGTACGGTTGTCTTGTATGCATCAAAACTCATCTTACAAAAAAGACCCGCAGATCTTGTCAGAGCGTTCGCCCTAGTCGCGCCACGTTTTCGTGATGCGTGGTTGGTTATGGCCGGATCAGGGGAAGAGGAACCCATCCTACGATCGATGGTCGTTGCGTTCGGCATTGAACGTGTCCACTTTATTGGGTTTCAGAACCAGTCCAATCTACCGACCCTTTATGCGGCCAGCGATGTTTTTGTTCTTCCGGCGGATGCGGAGTCTTGGGGCTTGGTACTGAACGAGGTAATGGCCGCCGGTTTGCCAGTAGTGGTCAGCGACGAAGTTGGCGCAGCTGCGGATTTGGTGCAAGGACAGGGCACGGGGTTTGTGTACCCCTGTGGTGACGTAGAAGCCCTTGCGGGGGCTTTGGAAAGCTTGCTCCAGTCTGAGGCGTTGCGTCTGGAGATGGGAAAAAAAGCGCGTGAATTAATACGCGCCTGGGATGTGGATGCGTGCGCCTCAGGTATCGCTGCTGCCGTGGGGTATTTGACGTGA